A part of Aegilops tauschii subsp. strangulata cultivar AL8/78 chromosome 2, Aet v6.0, whole genome shotgun sequence genomic DNA contains:
- the LOC109746388 gene encoding uncharacterized protein isoform X4, protein MAFIASKLVRAALASRPIGDTAGGISPCLPWLYLTGDSIRRMSAAADMTKAEIARLFPPRGPKCRFGESRRSQSAIAWPHLLSLGACSVENLGSTQGSLSEEKLLSGFVPDADPETFPLVDENSIKSKESLWDLYKRWCKYHEVSRDHEEMTHRFRSFRACAMAVYKDNNSGSSQVSQLGPFADMTKAEIARLFPPLGPKCRFGGSRRSCSPSINNN, encoded by the exons ATGGCTTTCATCGCGTCCAAGCTCGTTCGGGCAGCCCTAGCATCACGCCCCATTGGAGATACTGCTGGTGGCATCTCGCCGTGTCTCCCCTGGCTCTATCTGACTGGCGATTCCATCCGTCGCATGTCTGCAGCTGCAG ATATGACTAAGGCGGAGATTGCTCGGCTGTTTCCTCCTCGTG GTCCCAAGTGCCGCTTCGGGGAGTCCAGGAG ATCACAAAGCGCAATTGCTTGGCCTCATTTGCTCTCCCTTGGAGCATGCAGTGTGGAAAATCTGGGCTCCACTCAAG GTTCTTTGTCAGAAGAAAAACTACTCAGCGGCTTTGTGCCGGACGCGGATCCAGAAACCTTTCCCCTGGTTGATGAGAATTCCATTAAGTCCAAGGAATCCCTGTGGGACTTGTATAAACGCTGGTGCAAGTATCATGAGGTATCCCGTGACCATGAAGAAATGACCCACCGGTTCAGGTCATTTAGGGCTTGTGCAATGGCTGTGTACAAAGATAACAATTCTGGATCGTCGCAAGTGTCTCAACTGGGCCCATTTGCAGATATGACTAAGGCAGAGATTGCTCGGCTGTTTCCTCCTCTTG GTCCCAAGTGCCGCTTTGGGGGGTCGAGGAGGTCGTGCAGTCCTTCAATAAATAATAATTAA
- the LOC109746381 gene encoding uncharacterized protein, translating into MAEKVSTLIIEANLECEKCYKKIQKVLCKLQEKEKIRTINFDTKKNMVTVSGPFDPVKLSKKLRCKACKAIKDIKIVEEKKPDAKKPEEKKPEEKKPAADGCKCCCKKPDEKKPDEKKKTDEKKPEEKKQEEKKEEKKEEKKKTGDKKSEEKPKPAAPAAPSTTVNLQFTQMCNLCYPWPCSDPSHWGGVHQYPHPQQPQWPCEPPQMPAYPAPHHPQHPPWAAPATPKRQPCGGPAYCGGGCGSCGGGGGGGGYGAWPPPMPTPLQMMQPPPMGCGGPASSCRGCKGCRIVQEGRFIYEEYPPSACTVM; encoded by the exons ATGGCAGAGAAG GTATCAACGTTGATCATTGAAGCCAACCTCGAATGCGAGAAATGCTACAAGAAGATTCAGAAAGTGCTATGCAAACTCCAAG AGAAGGAGAAGATCAGGACCATCAACTTCGACACGAAGAAGAACATGGTGACCGTCTCCGGTCCGTTTGACCCGGTGAAGCTGTCGAAGAAGCTGCGATGCAAGGCGTGCAAGGCGATCAAGGACATCAAGATCGTCGAAGAGAAGAAGCCCGATGCCAAGaagccggaggagaagaaacccGAGGAGAAGAAGCCGGCCGCCGATGGCTGCAAGTGCTGCTGCAAGAAGCCCGACGAGAAGAAGCCGGATgagaagaagaagaccgacgAGAAGAAGCCGGAAGAAAAGAAGCAGGAAGAAAAGAAAGAGGAAAAgaaggaagaaaagaagaagacgGGTGACAAGAAGAGCGAGGAGAAGCCCAAACCGGCCGCGCCGGCGGCACCGTCGACGACGGTGAACCTGCAGTTCACGCAGATGTGTAACCTCTGCTACCCGTGGCCGTGCAGCGACCCGAGCCACTGGGGAGGTGTACACCAGTACCCGCATCCCCAGCAGCCGCAGTGGCCGTGCGAGCCGCCGCAGATGCCGGCGTACCCCGCCCCCCACCACCCTCAGCACCCGCCCTGGGCGGCGCCGGCGACCCCGAAGAGGCAGCCGTGCGGAGGCCCGGCGTACTGCGGAGGAGGGTGCGGCTcgtgcggcggcggaggcggtggcggcgggtaCGGGGCGTGGCCGCCGCCGATGCCGACGCCGCTGCAGATGATGCAGCCCCCGCCGATGGGCTGCGGCGGGCCGGCGTCGTCGTGCAGAGGGTGCAAGGGCTGCCGGATCGTGCAGGAGGGGAGGTTCATCTACGAGGAGTACCCGCCCAGTGCGTGCACCGTCATGTGA
- the LOC109746388 gene encoding uncharacterized protein isoform X2, which produces MAFIASKLVRAALASRPIGDTAGGISPCLPWLYLTGDSIRRMSAAAGGSLSKKILGLVFTADINPNEKYPLVDENSIKSKESLWALYKCWCKYRGVSRSHEEMTRRFRSFRACAMSVYKANNSGSSQVSQLGPFADMTKAEIARLFPPRGPKCRFGESRRSQSAIAWPHLLSLGACSVENLGSTQGSLSEEKLLSGFVPDADPETFPLVDENSIKSKESLWDLYKRWCKYHEVSRDHEEMTHRFRSFRACAMAVYKDNNSGSSQVSQLGPFADMTKAEIARLFPPLGPKCRFGGSRRSCSPSINNN; this is translated from the exons ATGGCTTTCATCGCGTCCAAGCTCGTTCGGGCAGCCCTAGCATCACGCCCCATTGGAGATACTGCTGGTGGCATCTCGCCGTGTCTCCCCTGGCTCTATCTGACTGGCGATTCCATCCGTCGCATGTCTGCAGCTGCAG GCGGTTCTTTGTCAAAAAAAATTCTCGGACTAGTCTTTACGGCGGACATAAATCCAAATGAAAAATATCCCCTTGTTGATGAGAATTCCATTAAGTCCAAGGAATCTCTGTGGGCCTTGTATAAATGCTGGTGCAAGTATCGTGGGGTATCTCGTAGCCATGAAGAAATGACCCGCCGGTTCAGGTCATTTAGGGCTTGTGCAATGTCCGTGTACAAAGCTAACAATTCTGGATCGTCGCAAGTGTCTCAACTGGGCCCATTTGCAGATATGACTAAGGCGGAGATTGCTCGGCTGTTTCCTCCTCGTG GTCCCAAGTGCCGCTTCGGGGAGTCCAGGAG ATCACAAAGCGCAATTGCTTGGCCTCATTTGCTCTCCCTTGGAGCATGCAGTGTGGAAAATCTGGGCTCCACTCAAG GTTCTTTGTCAGAAGAAAAACTACTCAGCGGCTTTGTGCCGGACGCGGATCCAGAAACCTTTCCCCTGGTTGATGAGAATTCCATTAAGTCCAAGGAATCCCTGTGGGACTTGTATAAACGCTGGTGCAAGTATCATGAGGTATCCCGTGACCATGAAGAAATGACCCACCGGTTCAGGTCATTTAGGGCTTGTGCAATGGCTGTGTACAAAGATAACAATTCTGGATCGTCGCAAGTGTCTCAACTGGGCCCATTTGCAGATATGACTAAGGCAGAGATTGCTCGGCTGTTTCCTCCTCTTG GTCCCAAGTGCCGCTTTGGGGGGTCGAGGAGGTCGTGCAGTCCTTCAATAAATAATAATTAA
- the LOC109746388 gene encoding uncharacterized protein isoform X1, with protein sequence MAFIASKLVRAALASRPIGDTAGGISPCLPWLYLTGDSIRRMSAAAGGSLSKKILGLVFTADINPNEKYPLVDENSIKSKESLWALYKCWCKYRGVSRSHEEMTRRFRSFRACAMSVYKANNSGSSQVSQLGPFADMTKAEIARLFPPRGPKCRFGESRRSQSAIAWPHLLSLGACSVENLGSTQVGSLSEEKLLSGFVPDADPETFPLVDENSIKSKESLWDLYKRWCKYHEVSRDHEEMTHRFRSFRACAMAVYKDNNSGSSQVSQLGPFADMTKAEIARLFPPLGPKCRFGGSRRSCSPSINNN encoded by the exons ATGGCTTTCATCGCGTCCAAGCTCGTTCGGGCAGCCCTAGCATCACGCCCCATTGGAGATACTGCTGGTGGCATCTCGCCGTGTCTCCCCTGGCTCTATCTGACTGGCGATTCCATCCGTCGCATGTCTGCAGCTGCAG GCGGTTCTTTGTCAAAAAAAATTCTCGGACTAGTCTTTACGGCGGACATAAATCCAAATGAAAAATATCCCCTTGTTGATGAGAATTCCATTAAGTCCAAGGAATCTCTGTGGGCCTTGTATAAATGCTGGTGCAAGTATCGTGGGGTATCTCGTAGCCATGAAGAAATGACCCGCCGGTTCAGGTCATTTAGGGCTTGTGCAATGTCCGTGTACAAAGCTAACAATTCTGGATCGTCGCAAGTGTCTCAACTGGGCCCATTTGCAGATATGACTAAGGCGGAGATTGCTCGGCTGTTTCCTCCTCGTG GTCCCAAGTGCCGCTTCGGGGAGTCCAGGAG ATCACAAAGCGCAATTGCTTGGCCTCATTTGCTCTCCCTTGGAGCATGCAGTGTGGAAAATCTGGGCTCCACTCAAG TAGGTTCTTTGTCAGAAGAAAAACTACTCAGCGGCTTTGTGCCGGACGCGGATCCAGAAACCTTTCCCCTGGTTGATGAGAATTCCATTAAGTCCAAGGAATCCCTGTGGGACTTGTATAAACGCTGGTGCAAGTATCATGAGGTATCCCGTGACCATGAAGAAATGACCCACCGGTTCAGGTCATTTAGGGCTTGTGCAATGGCTGTGTACAAAGATAACAATTCTGGATCGTCGCAAGTGTCTCAACTGGGCCCATTTGCAGATATGACTAAGGCAGAGATTGCTCGGCTGTTTCCTCCTCTTG GTCCCAAGTGCCGCTTTGGGGGGTCGAGGAGGTCGTGCAGTCCTTCAATAAATAATAATTAA
- the LOC109746388 gene encoding uncharacterized protein isoform X3 gives MAFIASKLVRAALASRPIGDTAGGISPCLPWLYLTGDSIRRMSAAADMTKAEIARLFPPRGPKCRFGESRRSQSAIAWPHLLSLGACSVENLGSTQVGSLSEEKLLSGFVPDADPETFPLVDENSIKSKESLWDLYKRWCKYHEVSRDHEEMTHRFRSFRACAMAVYKDNNSGSSQVSQLGPFADMTKAEIARLFPPLGPKCRFGGSRRSCSPSINNN, from the exons ATGGCTTTCATCGCGTCCAAGCTCGTTCGGGCAGCCCTAGCATCACGCCCCATTGGAGATACTGCTGGTGGCATCTCGCCGTGTCTCCCCTGGCTCTATCTGACTGGCGATTCCATCCGTCGCATGTCTGCAGCTGCAG ATATGACTAAGGCGGAGATTGCTCGGCTGTTTCCTCCTCGTG GTCCCAAGTGCCGCTTCGGGGAGTCCAGGAG ATCACAAAGCGCAATTGCTTGGCCTCATTTGCTCTCCCTTGGAGCATGCAGTGTGGAAAATCTGGGCTCCACTCAAG TAGGTTCTTTGTCAGAAGAAAAACTACTCAGCGGCTTTGTGCCGGACGCGGATCCAGAAACCTTTCCCCTGGTTGATGAGAATTCCATTAAGTCCAAGGAATCCCTGTGGGACTTGTATAAACGCTGGTGCAAGTATCATGAGGTATCCCGTGACCATGAAGAAATGACCCACCGGTTCAGGTCATTTAGGGCTTGTGCAATGGCTGTGTACAAAGATAACAATTCTGGATCGTCGCAAGTGTCTCAACTGGGCCCATTTGCAGATATGACTAAGGCAGAGATTGCTCGGCTGTTTCCTCCTCTTG GTCCCAAGTGCCGCTTTGGGGGGTCGAGGAGGTCGTGCAGTCCTTCAATAAATAATAATTAA